A single Brienomyrus brachyistius isolate T26 chromosome 11, BBRACH_0.4, whole genome shotgun sequence DNA region contains:
- the LOC125751300 gene encoding leucine-rich repeat-containing protein 10B-like produces the protein MGNSSKKEAAEGGEGGAVEEEMGGGGEEAVEEGAEEEAEEEAVVKKIEDDEPHWDLELPPRVEDNIESEVPFLDLSYIRMTNLPTRICSLTYLEKLFLGNNCLQTLPKSLAQLQGLRLLALDQNKMDDLPVVVCELVNLTHLYVSNNKLMTLPVEMVNLQNLRCLWLDGNYFLNFPRLLLKLPNLSSLQLGDNMIRDLPNNLWRMERLRGLFLYGNRFSKFPKVLTRMEYLESLDMDHNKMNSLPDLDHLPALHMFSYDQNPVKVPPKVREGVVLVGAGAGDLRDARKRKLEKERKAAGVEAMKQAEIKAKMFLKIRLKGPPKLSTLAPEQEPEQELEQEPVIHGILKNSTSSDRRSNGITDGMVEGVGLDGGEGPMDYQGEGEQEELLYDEGGRE, from the coding sequence ATGGGCAACTCGTCTAAGAAGGAGGCCGCGGAAGGGGGAGAGGGTGGTGCGGTGGAAGAGGAGATGGGTGGAGGAGGTGAGGAGGCAGTAGAggagggggcagaggaagaggCAGAGGAGGAGGCAGTGGTAAAAAAGATAGAGGATGATGAGCCACACTGGGACCTGGAACTGCCGCCACGAGTAGAGGATAATATTGAATCGGAGGTACCAttcctggacctgagctacattagAATGACCAACCTGCCAACTCGCATCTGCTCGCTAACATACCTGGAGAAGCTGTTCCTAGGTAATAACTGCCTGCAGACTTTGCCGAAGAGCCTGGCCCAGCTGCAAGGATTACGCCTGCTGGCGCTCGATCAGAACAAAATGGATGATCTGCCAGTGGTCGTGTGCGAGCTGGTCAATCTCACCCACCTCTACGTGAGCAACAACAAACTCATGACCTTGCCTGTGGAGATGGTCAACCTGCAGAACCTGCGCTGCCTCTGGTTGGATGGTAACTActtcctgaatttcccccggctCCTCCTGAAATTGCCCAACCTTAGCTCACTGCAGCTGGGAGACAATATGATAAGGGATCTGCCCAACAATCTGTGGCGCATGGAACGGCTACGGGGCCTCTTTCTCTATGGCAACCGCTTCAGCAAGTTCCCGAAAGTGCTGACGCGCATGGAGTACCTGGAATCACTGGACATGGACCATAATAAGATGAACTCTTTGCCCGACCTAGAccacctgcctgccctgcaCATGTTCTCCTACGATCAAAATCCTGTCAAGGTCCCCCCTAAAGTGCGTGAAGGGGTGGTGCTGGTGGGAGCGGGGGCAGGTGATCTCAGGGATGCAAGGAAACGGAAGTTGGAAAAAGAGAGAAAGGCTGCTGGAGTGGAAGCCATGAAACAGGCCGAAATAAAAGCCAAGATGTTCCTCAAGATAAGGCTCAAAGGGCCACCAAAGCTGTCCACCTTGGCACCAGAGCAGGAGCcagagcaggagctggagcaggagCCGGTCATACACGGAATCCTGAAAAATTCCACCTCCTCTGACCGGCGAAGCAATGGCATAACTGATGGGATGGTGGAAGGGGTGGGGCTAGATGGAGGAGAAGGGCCAATGGATTatcagggggagggggagcaggaggagttacTATATGATGAGGGTGGCAGGGAATAA
- the LOC125751301 gene encoding leucine-rich repeat-containing protein 10B-like, whose amino-acid sequence MGNSSKKEAAEGGEGGAVAEEVEEGAEQKKKEEDEPYYDQELPPQVEDSVESRESMLGLTFLGLSNLPTRICSLTQLEKLFLSNNRLQKLPNAFAQLERLRVLGLDQNKFDDIPLVVCELVNLTHLYLSNNKLLTVPVELCNLENLRCLWLDGNYFQHFPRLLMKLPNLSSLQLGDNMIRDLPNNLWRMEQLQGLWLYGNRFSKFPKVLTRMEYLEVLDLDRNQIPSLPDLDHLPALRLFAYDLNPVKVPPKVLDEVMLVGPGAADLRDAREQKLEEERQGAEEEAARHAEMEAKLLLKIRLKGPTQLSTLAPEQEPEQEPGTSPDRQPNGVADGMVNGVGLDGREGQ is encoded by the coding sequence ATGGGCAACTCATCTAAGAAGGAGGCCGCTGAAGGGGGAGAGGGTGGTGCGGTGGCAGAGGAGGTTGAGGAGGGGGCAGAGCAAAAGAAAAAAGAGGAGGATGAGCCATATTATGACCAGGAACTGCCACCACAGGTGGAGGATAGTGTTGAATCTCGGGAATCAATGCTAGGGCTGACCTTCCTAGGCCTGAGCAATCTGCCGACCCGCATCTGCTCACTAACGCAACTGGAGAAGCTGTTCCTCTCTAACAACCGTTTACAGAAGCTACCAAATGCCTTTGCCCAGCTGGAAAGGttgcgtgtcctgggtctcgaCCAGAACAAATTTGACGATATACCGTTAGTAGTGTGCGAGCTGGTAAACCTCACCCACCTCTACCTGAGCAACAACAAGCTCCTGACTGTGCCTGTAGAGTTGTGCAACTTAGAGAACCTGCGCTGCCTCTGGTTGGACGGTAACTACTTCCAGCATTTCCCCCGGCTCCTCATGAAATTGCCCAACCTTAGCTCACTGCAGCTGGGAGACAATATGATAAGGGATCTGCCCAACAATCTGTGGCGCATGGAACAGCTACAGGGCCTCTGGCTCTATGGCAACCGCTTCAGCAAGTTCCCGAAAGTGCTGACGCGcatggagtacctggaggtcCTGGACTTGGACCGGAATCAGATCCCTTCCTTACCTGATCTAGACCACTTGCCTGCCCTGCGTCTGTTCGCATATGATCTAAATCCTGTCAAGGTCCCCCCCAAAGTGCTTGATGAGGTGATGCTGGTGGGACCGGGGGCAGCTGATCTCAGGGATGCAAGGGAACAGAAGTTGGAAGAAGAGAGACAGGGTGCTGAAGAAGAAGCTGCAAGGCACGCTGAAATGGAGGCCAAGTTGCTACTCAAGATAAGGCTCAAAGGGCCAACACAGTTGTCTACCTTGGCACCGGAGCAAGAGCCGGAGCAGGAGCCGGGCACCTCCCCCGATCGCCAGCCCAATGGCGTGGCTGATGGGATGGTGAATGGGGTGGGGCTAGATGGTAGAGAGGGCCAATGA
- the LOC125704117 gene encoding leucine-rich repeat-containing protein 10B-like codes for MGNSSKKEAAEGGEGGGVAEEGGQGEMRVEENEEEEDENTSKEEEEPQWDQELPIRVEDDIEAKEMFLNMSYCRMYNLPTRICSLTYLVKLYLSNNRLQTLPKSLAQLQGLHLLALDQNKMDDLPVVVCELVNLTHLYVSNNKLMTLPVEMVNLRKLRCLWLDGNYFMNFPRLLMKLPNLNALQLGDNMLRTLPNDLWCMSALRCLWLYGNRFKKFPHVLLRMEAIEVLDFDSNRLTKLPELDHMPALRLFSYDHNMVKYPPLVREEALVVGRGADLYLEKRQKKKDDLKKAAQTEAKTKAEMDHKTFLRMMFTKSGTVSSGMGPEQEQEPIIHGILKNSTSFDRRPNSVADGMAEGTGRMKYDGEQEELLYEDGMEYIQDPLVYQGSTRQTRLAKEGEEPERC; via the coding sequence ATGGGCAACTCATCTAAGAAGGAGGCCGCTGAAGGGGGAGAGGGTGGTGGGGTGGCAGAGGAGGGCGGACAGGGTGAGATGCGGGTAGAAGagaatgaggaagaggaggatgagaATACATCAAAAGAAGAGGAAGAACCACAGTGGGACCAGGAACTGCCTATACGGGTAGAGGATGATATTGAAGCTAAAGAAATGTTTCTGAACATGAGCTACTGTAGAATGTACAACCTGCCGACTCGTATCTGCTCACTAACATACCTGGTGAAACTGTACCTGAGTAATAACCGCCTACAGACTTTGCCGAAGAGCCTGGCCCAGCTGCAAGGATTACACCTGCTGGCGCTCGATCAGAACAAAATGGATGATCTGCCAGTGGTCGTGTGCGAGCTGGTCAATCTCACCCACCTCTACGTGAGCAACAACAAACTCATGACCTTGCCTGTGGAGATGGTCAACCTGCGCAAACTGCGCTGCCTCTGGTTGGACGGTAACTACTTCATGAATTTCCCTCGGCTCCTCATGAAATTGCCCAACCTGAATGCGTTGCAGCTGGGGGACAACATGCTGAGGACGCTGCCGAATGACCTGTGGTGCATGTCAGCACTGCGCTGTCTCTGGCTCTATGGCAACCGCTTCAAGAAGTTTCCACATGTGCTACTGCGCATGGAGGCCATAGAGGTTCTGGACTTTGACAGCAACAGGCTCACCAAGTTGCCTGAACTAGATCATATGCCGGCCCTGCGCCTGTTCTCCTACGACCATAATATGGTGAAATATCCCCCTCTTGTGCGTGAGGAGGCAttggtggtgggaaggggggcaGATTTATACCTGGAGAAAAGGCAGAAGAAGAAGGATGATCTGAAGAAGGCAGCCCAAACGGAGGCCAAGACGAAGGCTGAGATGGATCACAAGACGTTTCTCAGGATGATGTTCACGAAGTCCGGCACCGTGTCATCTGGCATGGGGCCAGAGCAAGAGCAGGAGCCAATCATCCATGGAATCCTGAAGAACTCCACCTCCTTTGACCGGCGGCCCAATAGCGTGGCTGATGGGATGGCAGAGGGTACGGGGCGAATGAAATATGATGGGGAGCAGGAGGAGCTGCTGTATGAGGACGGCATGGAGTACATTCAAGACCCGCTGGTGTATCAGGGTTCGACTCGGCAGACAAGGCTGGCGAAGGAAGGTGAGGAACCAGAGAGGTGTTAG